Proteins from one Syngnathus scovelli strain Florida chromosome 9, RoL_Ssco_1.2, whole genome shotgun sequence genomic window:
- the dop1a gene encoding protein dopey-1 isoform X2 has product MNAEEVELLGDSKYRNYVAAVDKALKNFEYSSEWADLISALGKLNKVLQNNAKYQVVPKKLTIGKRLAQCLHPALPSGVHRKALETYEIIFKIIGPKRLAKDLFLYSSGLFPLLTNAAMSVKPVLLGLYETYYLPLGKTLKPGLQGLLTGVLPGLEEGSEFYDRTNTLLEKVAAAVEQSAFYSALWGSILTSPAVRLPGVSFVLLHLNRKLSMEDQLYVMGSDIELMVEAVSTSVQDSSVLVQRSTLDLILFCFPFHMSQATRPDMIRILSAALHVVLRRDMSLNRRLYAWLLGFDNNGMKTGPRATRQSKPEEHASHYFNTFSKDMLVQAMVGILQGKVRGGEEESILMHDLKPFRILISLLDKPELGPAILEDVLIEVFRTLHTKCKTELGLQNQSSFSKDHTHLSSKLRENKKTAELIKTANLLFNSFEPFYMWDYIARWFEECCRTTLNVQTSIPKHAGSLDTSELSLMEFCQLVDFLLDIVSLPTRSMRVICQETYIEIQTEHLPQLLLRMVAALTCHLQTLGLGELTHCLRLCSKILSKVQPPLVSPLALPPSAQVQGLSSSCGNSSDSAKDKKNDTTTLPVTVDPHGSGEVFKGVENHPISSETSFTDFIQYHEGGPDTHPHMHPTHKTGIRSSGPSQPKPVDKPVMQCCLEHFQQFISRLITLYISSEEANKDEKDRGLAVQSTSLVLESTSHCGHVDLTKSSLDTVMVQKECIAAFTAACQLFLECSSFPVYIAEGNLKASPTQEQECDSEQGCLPVWLQALMDATCLASNFSLQGVAISLLMDLVGLTQSVAMVTAESVASSGNSESAQPMSPSQGRVAVVIRPPLTQGILMYIANKTDFFKNVALILWDQLSEGTPQHHQRSVELFYQLHNLVPSSSICEDVISQQLMHRDKRIRLQAHVKFSVLWHLTRDLNMTKSSPFNRTFDRSLFIMLDSLSYWDPCTSSVGRAWLNQVLQRHDIARVLEPLLLLLLHPKTHRVSIQKVQAQRHWAHVFPGLPEHEPSEPVDTRDSGFSENFSRMQVDRMAQRDFPGLEVGDMEPFCLTVNPLSDSLSILSLSSENLQLTAGYQPAHQQEEPHSSESTGSHSSPVENQSFDEPEVANSISNSSDQQPASSDSLSEDSLEETVFSVVNDLIDNVLSLVAEESHDMPIQSEDWPQSDSESTSSDISTGAHLDSGPTQSCNHQTLPEMLAEGTLEFLGVPSTDVAAEEQQHREGIIRHSSSPSIVTLPDNADPAVSDHNLQVDNSQARKRSHSSTQLSLKGKIMEKLADKSTGAKPKTKKSKRKEEERQRKAATQADKTQTPSIFFGDSLDLENWYSCGEGEVSEIESDTGSPSGCSGGNVGGVSVAGRRLSSDPSHFNIHPLYQHVLLYLQLYDSSRALHALSAVAAMLRSAPSGFVSAISTTSINNTYTPQLSLLQNLLARHRVSVMGKDFYCPIPQDSHSHSFRSAMYLEIIISLCLYFLRSFYSAHVTAGPQDLAGNRAMQLTSIEVLTLLFSELAKVTGGSAKGFASFIYDVLSKCKVQKVVLHCLLSSIFSAQKWHDQRAAGVNMSTVEEGLSEDSIINLSEDQMDSCSAVQSQLLRLLQSLVVLEHKVLVPVEEGGEPAAGAAGAVAAGSSTGTGFEMLGGDVEHVNPQQPMTSLQYLHGQPITAQGMFLCAVIRALHQHHACKMHPQWIGLITATLPYMRRILRRVVASVTLQLCRNLDNLLHQYRYETGITDSRPQWMALCIPPDLLLTVLEGITAIIHYCLLDPTTQYHQLHVSVDQKYLAEARSGILSILHTIMSSVTLLWSVLHHADSSEKPAAASAASTSNINLGSTKKIRQQVLELLGPISMNHGAHFMAAIAYVWNERKQLKTPVRNKVIPVASDEQLLLVELVRSVSAMRTETVMHTVKEVLKQPPAIAKDKKHISLEVCMLQFFYAYVQRIPVSTLVDSWPSLLALLKDSVQLGLPAPGQFLILGVLNEFILKNPNLESKKDQRELQDVTHKVVEAIGTIAGSSLEQTTWLRRNLEVKASPQIVVDGTNLEADVEDLMLTVMEASSFTPSVYSVHALTLLAEVLAHLLDMVFYSDEKERVIPLLVNIMHYVVPYLRNHSAHNAPSYRACIQLLSSLSGYQYTRRAWKKEAFDLFMDHTFFQMDSSCVSHWRAIIDHLMTHDKTTFRDLMTRVAVAQSSSLSLFTNRDAELEQRAMLLKRLAFTIYSSEVDQYQKYLPDIQERLVESLRLPQVPILHAQVFLFFRVLLLRMSPQHLTSLWPTMITELVQVFLLMEQELISDEDISRTSGPSVAGLETTYSGGNGFSTSYNSQRWLNLYLSACKLLDLALALPPESLPQFQMYRWAFIPEASDDSGMEVRRQGTHQREFKPYVVRLAKLLRKRAKKNPDDDCFTRTLSWEPGHLMLTLYVIRSMEQLLPFFNLLSQVFNSKASSRSGPAYAQNRAAGSFPTPKEGHKLESQKVFWSRARQNIEEMVEKDFLEGLIKT; this is encoded by the exons ATGAATGCAGAGGAAGTGGAGCTGCTCGGTGACTCCAAGTACAGGAACTATGTGGCAGCGGTGGATAAAGCCCTTAAAAACTTTGAGTACTCAAGTGAATGGGCAGATCTCATATCTGCTCTGGGCAAACTCAACAAG GTATTGCAGAACAATGCAAAATACCAAGTGGTTCCCAAGAAGCTGACAATAGGCAAGCGATTGGCCCAATGTCTCCATCCAGCCTTACCCAGCGGAGTCCACCGTAAGGCTTTGGAGACCTATGAGATCATCTTTAAAATTATTGGACCCAAAAGGCTGGCCAAAGATCTCTTTCTTTATAG CTCGGGGCTATTCCCTTTACTCACCAATGCTGCCATGTCTGTAAAGCCTGTGTTGCTGGGCCTCTATGAGACGTACTACCTGCCTCTGGGCAAGACGCTGAAGCCGGGTCTACAGGGACTCCTGACTGGAGTACTGCCTGGCCTTGAGGAAGGATCAGAGTTTTATGATAG AACCAACACCCTTTTGGAGAAGGTGGCAGCAGCAGTGGAGCAATCGGCATTCTACAGTGCCTTATGGGGCAGTATCCTTACCAGTCCCGCTGTGCGACTCCCGGGGGTCTCCTTTGTTCTACTGCACCTGAACCGCAAGCTCTCCATGGAGGACCAGCTTTACGTCATGGGCAGTGACATCGAACTCATG GTGGAGGCTGTCAGCACATCAGTCCAGGACTCAAGTGTGCTGGTGCAGAGAAGCACTTTAGATTTGATCCTTTTCTGCTTCCCATTCCACATGAGCCAG GCTACTCGCCCTGACATGATACGGATCCTGTCAGCTGCTTTGCATGTGGTTTTGAGAAGAGACATGTCCTTGAACCGCCGACTCTACGCATGGCTACTTG GTTTTGACAACAATGGGATGAAAACAGGCCCCCGTGCCACTCGACAGAGCAAACCAGAAGAGCATGCAAGCCACTATTTCAACACTTTCTCAAAAGACATGCTTGTCCAG GCAATGGTGGGGATACTGCAGGGTAAAGTGCGAGGCGGAGAAGAGGAAAGCATTCTCATGCATGACCTCAAGCCATTTCGCATCCTTATCAGTCTGCTTGACAAACCAGAGCTTG GTCCAGCTATCTTAGAGGATGTTCTTATTGAAGTGTTTCGTACGTTGCACACAAAGTGTAAAACTGAGTTGGGTCTCCAAAACCAGAGTTCCTTCAGCAAGGACCACACACACCTTAGCAG CAAACTTCGagagaacaagaagacagcggaACTGATTAAAACAGCCAATCTCCTGTTCAACTCTTTTGAGCCATTCTACATGTGGGACTATATTGCTCGCTGGTTTGAGGAGTGCTGCAG GACGACACTGAATGTGCAAACGAGTATTCCAAAGCATGCCGGGAGTTTAGATACCTCAGAGCTCTCCTTAATGGAGTTTTGTCAGCTAGTTGATTTCCTGCTGGACATCGTTTCTTTG CCTACTAGAAGCATGAGGGTAATCTGCCAG GAGACGTACATCGAGATCCAGACAGAGCATCTTCCTCAGCTATTACTGCGCATGGTGGCTGCACTAACCTGTCACCTGCAGACCTTGGGGCTTGGAGAGCTCACTCACTGCCTGCGTCTCTGCTCCAAGATCCTGAGCAAAGTGCAACCACCATTAGTGTCCCCTTTGGCTCTGCCCCCAAGCGCCCAGGTGCAGGGCCTTTCCAGCTCCTGTGGAAATTCTTCCGACTCCgcaaaggataaaaaaaatgatactaCA ACCCTTCCTGTGACTGTCGATCCACATGGAAGTGGGGAGGTGTTCAAAGGTGTAGAAAATCATCCCATCTCATCTGAAACTTCCTTCACAGACTTTATCCAGTACCATGAGGGTGGCCCTGATACACATCCTCACATGCACCCAACACATAAAACGGGCATTCGTTCCTCGGGCCCATCACAACCTAAACCTGTGGACAAACCAGTCATGCAGTGCTGCTTGGAACACTTCCAGCAATTTATATCCCGGCTTATTACCTTGTATATATCTTCTGAAGAAGCGAACAAAGATGAGAAGGACAGAGGCCTGGCGGTACAGTCAACAAGCCTTGTATTGGAGAGTACCTCACATTGTGGGCATGTAGATCTTACTAAGTCAAGCTTGGACACTGTGATGGTGCAGAAAGAGTGCATTGCTGCTTTTACTGCAGCCTGCCAGCTATTCTTGGAGTGTTCCAGTTTTCCAGTGTACATTGCAGAGGGAAACCTGAAGGCCTCACCCACACAAGAACAAGAATGTG ACAGTGAACAGGGATGTCTGCCAGTGTGGCTGCAGGCACTGATGGATGCCACCTGCTTGGCTAGCAACTTCAGTCTGCAGGGTGTGGCCATTTCTCTGCTAATGGACCTTGTGGGACTCACACAGTCTGTGGCCATGGTAACAGCTGAGAGTGTGGCATCGAGTGGCAACTCTGAGTCTGCCCAGCCAATGAGTCCCAGCCAAGGGCGAGTGGCTGTTGTCATCAGGCCCCCACTCACTCAGGGAATTCTTATGTACATCGCGAACAAGACCGACTTCTTTAAG AATGTGGCTCTTATCCTGTGGGATCAGTTGAGTGAAGGAACACCTCAGCACCATCAACGAAGTGTGGAGCTCTTCTATCAGCTCCACAACCTTGTACCTTCTTCCAGCATCTGTGAGGATGTGATCAGCCAGCAGCTCATGCACCGTGACAAG AGAATTCGCCTACAAGCCCATGTAAAGTTTTCTGTGCTGTGGCATTTGACACGAGATTTAAACATGACCAAATCTTCTCCTTTTAATCGCACATTTGACAG ATCTCTTTTTATCATGCTAGACAGCCTGAGTTATTGGGATCCTTGTACAAGTTCAGTTGGCCGGGCCTGGCTTAATCAGGTCCTTCAGCGACATGACATTGCTCGGGTACTGGAACCACTCCTTCTTCTTCTACTGCACCCAAAGACCCATAGAGTTTCCATTCAAAAAGTACAAGCCCAGCGCCACTGGGCCCATGTCTTTCCTGGCCTGCCCGAACATGAACCATCGGAACCTGTAGACACCAGAGACTCGGGCTTCTCTGAAA ACTTCAGCCGTATGCAAGTGGACAGGATGGCACAGAGAGATTTCCCAGGTCTTGAAGTCGGTGACATGGAGCCATTTTGTCTTACTGTTAACCCTCTGAGTGACAGCCTATCCATACTGAGTCTGAGCAGTGAGAATTTACAACTAACTGCTGGATATCAGCCTGCTCATCAGCAGGAGGAGCCCCATTCCTCTGAATCGACTGGTTCTCATTCCTCTCCAGTGGAAAATCAAAGTTTTGACGAGCCGGAGGTTGCAAACAGCATATCCAATAGTTCAGATCAACAGCCTGCTTCCTCAGATTCTTTGTCTGAAGACTCATTAGAGGAGACTGTTTTCTCTGTTGTAAACGATCTGATAGATAATGTTCTGAGTTTAGTAGCTGAGGAGTCTCATGATATGCCGATTCAGTCTGAAGACTGGCCTCAGTCAGACTCGGAGAGTACTTCCTCAGATATATCCACTGGTGCCCATCTTGACTCTGGACCTACTCAAAGCTGCAACCACCAGACGCTGCCAGAGATGCTGGCTGAAGGAACACTGGAGTTCCTTGGCGTCCCTTCAACTGATGTAGCTGCAGAAGAGCAGCAGCACAGAGAGGGCATCATTCGTCACAGTTCCTCACCTTCCATTGTCACATTACCTGACAACGCAGACCCAGCCGTTTCAGACCACAATCTGCAAGTGGACAACTCTCAAGCACGCAAACGTAGCCATAGCAGCACgcagctcagccttaaaggcaaAATAATGGAGAAACTGGCTGACAAATCCACAGGGGctaagcccaagacaaaaaaGTCCAAAAGGAAAGAGGAGGAGAGGCAGAGAAAAGCAGCAACCCAAGctgataaaacacaaacaccCAGTATATTCTTTGGGGATAGCCTAGATCTGGAGAACTGGTATAGCTGTGGGGAGGGGGAGGTATCAGAAATTGAAAGTGACACAGGCTCACCCAGTGGCTGTTCAGGTGGGAACGTTGGAGGTGTTAGTGTCGCAGGACGTAGATTGTCTTCCGACCCTTCTCACTTCAATATCCATCCTCTCTACCAGCATGTTCTTCTATATCTCCAGTTATATGACTCTTCCAGAGCCCTACATGCACTTTCTGCAGTTGCAGCAATGCTAAGGTCTGCTCCCTCAGGATTTGTAAGCGCTATTTCCACTACCAGCATCAACAACACCTACACCCCCCAGCTATCTTTGCTCCAAAACCTGCTGGCTCGTCACAGGGTCTCTGTCATGGGGAAAGACTTCTACTGCCCCATCCCACAAGACTCCCACTCCCACTCATTCCGCAGTGCCATGTATCTGGAAATCATCATATCACTTTGTCTATACTTCCTAAGAAGCTTCTATTCAGCCCATGTGACAGCGGGCCCTCAGGACTTGGCGGGGAACCGGGCCATGCAGCTGACCAGTATAGAGGTCTTAACTCTTCTTTTCAGTGAGCTGGCCAAAGTCACAGGTGGCTCAGCAAAAGGATTTGCTAGTTTCATCTATGATGTCTTGTCCAAATGTAAAGTTCAGAAGGTGGTTCTTCATTGCCTGCTCTCCTCCATATTCAGTGCTCAGAAATGGCATGATCAACGGGCGGCTGGTGTAAACATGTCCACAGTGGAGGAAGGTCTGTCAGAGGATAGTATTATCAACTTGTCAGAAGACCAGATGGACAGTTGTAGTGCAGTCCAGTCTCAATTACTGAGACTACTCCAGAGCCTAGTTGTACTTGAGCACAAGGTTCTTGTACCAGTCGAAGAAGGTGGAGAACCTGCGGCGGGAGCTGCAGGAGCTGTAGCAGCAGGCAGCAGCACAGGAACTGGATTTGAGATGTTGGGTGGAGATGTGGAGCATGTGAACCCTCAGCAGCCAATGACATCACTACAATATCTTCACGGACAGCCGATCACAGCACAGGGCATGTTTTTGTGCGCCGTGATAAGGGCACTGCATCAACACCATGCATGTAAAATGCACCCTCAGTGGATTGGACTCATCACCGCCACACTCCCATACATGCGGAGGATTCTAAGAAGGGTGGTTGCATCAGTCACTCTACAGCTTTGCAGGAACTTGGACAATCTTCTTCACCAGTACCGATATGAGACTGGGATTACTGACTCCAG ACCCCAATGGATGGCACTCTGCATTCCTCCTGACCTGTTACTGACAGTACTGGAGGGGATCACTGCAATCATCCACTACTGCCTGCTTGATCCCACTACCCAGTACCACCAG TTACACGTGAGTGTTGACCAGAAGTAcctggctgaggctcgctcaggCATCCTGTCCATTCTCCACACCATCATGTCGTCTGTCACGCTACTCTGGAGTGTCCTCCATCATGCTGACAGCTCTGAGAAACCAGCTGCTGCATCTGCTGCTTCCACTTCCAACATCAATTTGGGCTCCACTAAG AAAATTCGTCAGCAAGTCCTTGAGCTGCTCGGCCCCATTTCCATGAACCATGGTGCTCACTTTATGGCAGCCATTGCCTATGTTTGGAATGAAAGGAAACAGCTCAAGACACCCGTCAGAAATAAA GTGATTCCCGTAGCTAGTGATGAACAGCTGCTGCTGGTTGAGCTGGTTCGCTCAGTGAGTGCCATGCGCACTGAAACTGTCATGCACACAGTCAAGGAGGTTCTGAAGCAGCCACCAGCTATTGCAAAGGATAAG AAACACATTTCTTTGGAGGTCTGCATGCTGCAGTTCTTCTATGCATATGTCCAGAG AATCCCTGTATCCACGTTAGTTGATAGCTGGCCTTCTCTGCTGGCTCTGTTGAAGGACTCCGTGCAGTTAGGTTTGCCTGCCCCAGGACAGTTTTTAATACTTGG TGTTCTGAATGAATTCATTTTGAAGAACCCTAATCTGGAAAGTAAGAAGGACCAGCGAGAGCTTCAG GATGTGACACATAAAGTGGTGGAGGCCAttgggacaattgcaggctcctCTCTGGAGCAGACCACATGGCTGAGGAGAAACCTGGAAGTGAAGGCCTCTCCTCAGATAGTTGTGGATGGAACTAACCTTGAAGCAGATGTTGAAG atttaatgCTTACAGTTATGGAGGCCTCTAGCTTCACCCCATCCGTTTACAGCGTTCATGCCCTCACGCTGCTGGCTGAG GTGCTGGCTCACTTGTTGGACATGGTGTTCTACAGTGATGAGAAGGAGCGGGTTATACCGCTGCTGGTCAATATCATGCACTATGTCGTTCCCTACTTACGCAACCACAG CGCTCACAATGCTCCCAGCTACCGGGCCTGTATTCAGCTGCTGAGCAGTCTAAGTGGGTACCAGTACACACGTCGGGCCTGGAAGAAGGAGGCCTTTGACCTCTTTATGGACCACACCTTCTTCCAGATGGACTCATCCTGTGTCAGCCA ctggAGGGCGATCATTGACCATCTAATGACTCATGACAAGACCACATTCAGAGATCTTATGA CTCGCGTGGCTGTAGCACAGAGCAGTTCCCTGAGTCTGTTCACAAACAGAGATGCAGAGCTGGAACAGAGGGCCATGTTGCTCAAGCGCCTGGCCTTCACAATCTACAGTAGTGAAGTGGACCAGTACCAAAAGTACCTCCCTGATATACAAG AGCGCCTAGTGGAGAGCCTGCGTCTTCCTCAGGTACCCATCCTGCATGCTCAGGTGTTTCTCTTCTTCAGGGTGCTGTTGCTGCGCATGTCACCTCAACACCTCACCTCATTATGGCCTACTATGATCACGGAACTG GTTCAGGTGTTTTTGTTGATGGAACAAGAGCTGATATCAGATGAGGATATATCAAG GACATCTGGGCCATCTGTGGCCGGCTTGGAAACCACCTATTCCGGAGGCAATGGCTTCTCAACGTCCTACAACAGCCAACGCTGGCTCAACCTCTATCTGTCAGCTTGCAAGCTGCTGGACTTGGCCTTGGCCCTGCCGCCCGAAAGCCTGCCTCAGTTCCAAAT GTACCGATGGGCCTTCATTCCTGAAGCCTCAGACGATTCTGGAATGGAGGTGAGACGGCAAGGGACTCACCAGCGGGAGTTTAAACCCTACGTAGTCCGACTCGCCAAGCTGCTCAGGAAACGAGCTAAG AAAAATCCAGATGATGACTGCTTCACGCGAACGCTTTCCTGGGAGCCAGGCCACTTGATGCTAACTCTCTATGTAATCCGTAGCATGGAGCAGCTGCTTCCTTTCTTCAACCTGCTTAGCCAGGTGTTTAACAGCAAAGCCAGCAGCCGCTCAGGTCCCGCTTACGCTCAGAACCGTGCAGCTGGCTCCTTCCCTACTCCAAAGGAGGGCCACAAACTGGAGAGCCAGAAAGTGTTCTGGAGTCGAGCCAGACAAAACATTGAGGAAATGGTCGAAAAGGACTTTCTGGAAGGTCTAATTAAAACGTGA